A window of Deltaproteobacteria bacterium genomic DNA:
TCGACGCTCGCGGGCTCCGCGGTAAGGTGGTCACGCTGCGCCCTCTAGAATTTGGTCGTTGCCGCCTAAGTATCGCAGCCCCAGCAAATTCTGGGATTCAACATTTAAGCGATTTGCGCGGTAAAAGAATCGCCACCTCGTATCCGGATAGTCTTAGGGCTTTTCTTGCAGACCAGGGTACCGAGGTCACCGTCGTCGAGATCAGCGGATCGGTAGAAGTGGCACCCGCCATGGGTGTCGCCGAGGCGATCTGTGATCTGGTGTCCTCAGGAGGAACACTCGCTGCAAATCAATTACGCGAGATCGCGGTGGTCTATGCTAGTGAAGCCGTATTAGTCAGGACTGCTAAACCAATCGCTGCGGACCTGACGGCAGCGATCGACCGACTGACGGCGCGCATTTCTGGTGTCCTCAGGGCAGAACAGGCCAAGTACATCATGATGAACGCTCCGGCCAACGCGGTCGACTCGATTCGTCGTGTGATCCCCGGGCTAGAGGA
This region includes:
- a CDS encoding ATP phosphoribosyltransferase; the protein is MSQRIRLAMQKSGRLSERSRDLLNRAGIGVDLRGGQLYCRATAFPLDIMLVRDDDIPQYVAEGVCDLGIVGSNMIAERLDARGLRGKVVTLRPLEFGRCRLSIAAPANSGIQHLSDLRGKRIATSYPDSLRAFLADQGTEVTVVEISGSVEVAPAMGVAEAICDLVSSGGTLAANQLREIAVVYASEAVLVRTAKPIAADLTAAIDRLTARISGVLRAEQAKYIMMNAPANAVDSIRRVIPGLEEPTVVPLHGNKQMVAIHAVAPEPIFWETMEALKMAGASSILVVPIEKIIE